In a single window of the uncultured Dysgonomonas sp. genome:
- a CDS encoding TonB-dependent receptor, with amino-acid sequence MYKEIRNMFKKRNYLLKAFFAVFILLSANTLSAQTIIKGSVKDVKTQETLPGVAISVKNTTIGVITNENGDYELNVAPGKYTIVTSYLSYQPMEITDVEVKKGEPTIVDIPMKESEHALGEVYVVAIGRINSEVSLLNSIKKSNAVVSGVSAQQISKSQDRDASEVIKRVPGISIVDDKFVVARGLSQRYNNVWVNNSTIPSSEADTRAFSFDIIPSSQIENIMIVKSPQPELPADFSGGFIKVETKGIPNENSIQINYGVGINTQTQFKDFKYSKGSGTDFLGFDNGMRSLSSAFTSGRIDNDNAEQVDNLTRNGFNNDWSVKTKNPLPDQRLGFVINRKYTGEDNSMWGLIAALNYSNTSKTYTDMENSRYGVYDSDNDKPYFTFKYTDNQYNSDARVGALANLIYMPNDKHRFEFRNIVNQVGKNRYTDREGYQNTSGFYGQRKAEYIYSSRLAYSGQLAGKHTLTDKDNLDWVTGFSYSNKNQPDRRIINWEENGYPGDAHYKEYQVDLNDITRDYNKLNEYSYTLSTNYTHDFSFDNGFKPSIKAGLYGEYRDRNYNTRFFKYRWISENLPNDFGYRDVISEILIPENYGADKLFAYDDTERYNDYSGTNTQAAGYIGFNIPLSKFNIYTGARLEHNKMSLKSYTTISGDKSKTTDYSYTDIFPSLNATYNLTEKNLVRVAYGRSTNRQEFREISSSSYYDFDLFSFVSGNPDLKPAYIDNFDLRYEFYPSNSEIFSVALFYKRFKDPIEWTYLDGGGTYIYTFKNADKADNYGLEVDIKKNLDFMGLKDFSLTFNGSLIKSKVKFNENSGANYDRPMQGQSPYLINAGIFYQNEPLGLNATLLYNIIGKRIVGIGRVSTSSGSTINNDIPDMYEMPRNVLDLTITKKLGKHIELNAGIKDILATKAKYAQFPKFTDSDGNTHEREQITKEYKTGQNISLTARYTF; translated from the coding sequence ATGTACAAGGAAATTAGGAATATGTTTAAGAAACGTAACTACTTATTAAAAGCTTTTTTTGCGGTATTTATATTACTATCAGCAAATACCCTGTCGGCGCAGACAATAATAAAGGGATCTGTAAAAGATGTAAAAACACAGGAAACACTTCCCGGTGTTGCCATATCGGTAAAAAACACCACTATAGGGGTCATAACAAATGAAAACGGTGACTACGAACTCAATGTTGCCCCCGGAAAATATACCATCGTTACATCTTATTTGTCCTATCAGCCGATGGAGATTACAGATGTAGAAGTTAAGAAAGGTGAGCCTACCATAGTAGATATCCCTATGAAAGAATCGGAACATGCCTTAGGTGAAGTATATGTGGTTGCGATAGGCCGCATAAACTCGGAAGTATCTCTCCTGAATTCGATAAAGAAATCCAATGCGGTTGTGAGTGGGGTTTCTGCTCAACAAATATCGAAAAGTCAGGATAGGGATGCATCGGAAGTAATAAAACGAGTACCGGGAATCTCCATCGTGGATGATAAATTTGTAGTAGCCAGAGGATTATCGCAAAGGTATAATAATGTATGGGTAAACAACAGTACAATACCCAGTTCGGAAGCGGATACCCGTGCTTTTTCATTCGATATCATTCCCAGTTCACAAATAGAAAATATAATGATTGTAAAATCACCACAACCGGAACTGCCCGCGGATTTCTCCGGAGGTTTTATCAAAGTGGAGACAAAAGGTATTCCCAACGAAAATTCAATCCAAATAAATTATGGTGTCGGTATCAATACCCAGACTCAGTTTAAGGATTTCAAATATAGCAAGGGTAGCGGGACCGATTTTCTTGGGTTCGACAATGGAATGAGAAGCCTGTCAAGTGCCTTTACTTCGGGCCGAATAGACAATGATAATGCAGAACAGGTGGATAACCTGACAAGAAACGGCTTTAACAACGATTGGTCTGTAAAGACTAAGAATCCGTTGCCGGATCAACGTTTAGGCTTCGTTATCAACCGTAAATATACAGGAGAAGATAACAGTATGTGGGGACTTATAGCTGCCTTGAACTACAGTAATACCAGTAAAACATATACCGATATGGAAAATTCCAGATATGGCGTATATGATTCTGACAATGACAAACCGTATTTTACATTTAAATACACTGATAATCAATACAACAGCGATGCTAGGGTAGGAGCTTTGGCCAATCTGATATATATGCCGAATGACAAGCATCGTTTCGAGTTCAGAAACATTGTGAATCAGGTAGGAAAAAACAGATATACTGACCGTGAAGGCTATCAGAATACAAGTGGATTTTACGGACAGCGTAAAGCCGAATATATATATAGTAGCCGCTTGGCTTATTCAGGACAACTTGCAGGGAAACATACCCTGACCGATAAAGATAATCTGGATTGGGTGACGGGCTTTTCCTATAGTAACAAGAATCAGCCGGACAGACGTATTATCAATTGGGAAGAAAACGGATATCCGGGAGATGCCCATTACAAAGAGTATCAGGTAGACCTGAACGATATTACACGGGATTATAATAAACTGAATGAGTATAGTTATACTTTATCGACAAATTATACACATGATTTTTCATTCGATAATGGCTTCAAACCGTCAATAAAAGCAGGATTGTACGGGGAATACAGAGACAGGAATTACAATACACGATTTTTTAAATATCGCTGGATATCTGAAAATCTGCCGAATGATTTTGGTTACAGAGATGTTATTTCTGAAATATTAATTCCGGAAAATTATGGTGCCGATAAGCTATTTGCATACGACGATACTGAGAGATACAATGATTATTCGGGTACAAATACACAGGCTGCCGGATATATAGGATTCAACATACCATTAAGTAAGTTTAATATTTATACAGGAGCACGTCTGGAACATAACAAGATGTCTCTGAAAAGTTATACAACTATATCAGGTGACAAATCGAAGACAACAGATTATTCATATACAGATATATTTCCTTCGTTGAATGCCACGTATAATCTCACAGAGAAAAATCTGGTCAGGGTAGCTTACGGACGATCTACCAATAGACAGGAATTCAGAGAGATATCTTCTTCTTCGTACTACGACTTCGACTTATTCAGCTTCGTATCGGGTAATCCCGACCTGAAACCAGCTTATATCGACAACTTTGATCTCAGATATGAATTCTACCCTTCCAATTCCGAGATATTCTCCGTAGCCCTATTCTACAAACGTTTCAAAGACCCTATCGAATGGACTTACCTTGACGGAGGAGGAACCTATATCTATACTTTCAAGAATGCTGATAAAGCCGATAATTACGGATTGGAAGTAGATATTAAAAAGAATTTGGACTTTATGGGATTGAAAGACTTCTCCCTGACATTCAATGGATCTTTGATCAAAAGTAAAGTGAAGTTTAACGAAAATTCAGGAGCCAATTATGACCGTCCGATGCAGGGACAGTCTCCATATCTGATAAATGCAGGTATATTTTATCAGAATGAACCCCTTGGCTTAAATGCAACATTACTTTATAATATCATAGGGAAGCGCATTGTAGGTATAGGACGAGTGTCCACTTCTTCGGGCTCCACTATCAATAATGATATACCCGATATGTACGAAATGCCGCGCAATGTACTTGATCTGACAATAACCAAAAAGTTGGGGAAACATATTGAACTAAACGCGGGAATAAAAGATATACTGGCAACAAAAGCAAAATATGCCCAATTCCCGAAATTTACTGACAGCGACGGCAATACACATGAAAGGGAACAGATAACAAAGGAATATAAAACAGGACAGAATATTTCATTAACAGCAAGATATACATTCTAA
- a CDS encoding PEP/pyruvate-binding domain-containing protein, with the protein MKRIPDIKDFRIKDTSFANLMNKRIYNVLLIATKYDSFILEDDGRIDEQIFNEYTSLNLNYPPRFTQVVTEEEALTELSENHYELIIQMPNMDETDMFSTAKHIKEHFNDIPFVVLTPFSREVTKRLSQEDLSGVDYVFSWLGNPDLLLAIIKLIEDAMNAEHDTESVGVQIILLIEDSVRFYSSALPTLFKIVMEESKEFSKEALNEHQQMLRMRGRPKIMLARTYEEAVGIYTEYKDNILGIVTDMSYMHGGTKDKLAGYNFAKWVKEKDRFKPIVFTSSEITNKVYADELECSFIDKNSKSFPRDLRKQVVNNFGFGDFVIINPDTQEEIFRIRNLKDLQKNIFNIPTDSLVYHMSHNHFSRFFYSRALFPLAEGLKKIDISDFDNVEDARQIIYDMIIKYRRIKNSGIVAVFDKDRFDEFSNFVRMGDGSIGGKGRSIAFMDNIVKEHAELNNDENIVVRIPRTVVMSTDLFDEFMEINDLYPIALSDRPDEEILRYFLKAGLPDRLIEDFMAFLDVVKAPVAVRSSSLLEDSHYQPFAGVYSTYMIPLLPDKYEMLGLLGKAIKAVYASVFYRDSKTYMVATQNLIDQEKMAIVLQEAVGSRYGDHFYPTLSGVARSLNFYPVGNEKPEEGIANIVLGLGKYIVEGGASLRFSPAHPHNIVQLSSVDFALRDTQRFFYALDMKDTDKEFSTNDGFNLLKLNLKDAEKDGSIKYISSTYDPVDQVIYDGYYEGGRKILSFVNILQHNVFPLAEILKQTLRIGQEEMGRAVEIEFAADLKDKGEGTFYLLQIRPIVQNRELQSEDLSQIKSEQEILHSTSALGHGVTSDVYDIVYVKTKSFSAANNQSIVAEIDGVNREFLDNDKNYILVGPGRWGSSDPWLGIPVRWPQISNARVLVEIALDNYKIEPSQGTHFFQNLTSFGVGYFSINPFLQNDGLFDEEYLDSQPAIYETEYLRHVRFPNPVIIKINGKKKIGVVLKPE; encoded by the coding sequence ATGAAACGAATACCAGATATCAAAGATTTCCGTATCAAAGACACTTCGTTCGCTAACCTGATGAATAAGCGAATCTATAATGTTTTGCTGATAGCAACCAAATATGATTCATTTATCCTCGAAGACGACGGACGTATCGATGAACAGATTTTCAATGAATATACATCCCTTAACCTGAACTATCCGCCCCGTTTTACACAGGTAGTTACTGAAGAAGAAGCTCTGACCGAACTTAGTGAGAATCATTACGAACTCATAATACAGATGCCGAATATGGATGAAACGGATATGTTTTCCACGGCAAAACATATAAAGGAACATTTCAATGATATTCCATTCGTCGTCCTTACTCCGTTTTCGAGAGAAGTAACGAAAAGATTATCACAGGAAGACCTGTCGGGTGTAGATTATGTTTTTAGCTGGCTTGGCAATCCCGATTTACTATTAGCAATCATAAAGCTGATAGAAGATGCTATGAATGCCGAACATGACACCGAGAGCGTAGGTGTACAGATCATTCTTCTTATCGAAGACTCGGTGCGGTTTTACTCATCGGCCCTGCCAACCTTGTTCAAGATAGTTATGGAAGAGTCGAAAGAGTTTTCGAAAGAAGCCCTGAACGAACACCAGCAGATGTTGCGTATGCGCGGCCGCCCCAAAATCATGCTTGCCCGTACCTACGAAGAAGCTGTCGGGATATATACCGAATATAAAGATAATATACTGGGTATAGTAACCGATATGAGTTATATGCATGGAGGAACGAAAGACAAACTGGCTGGCTATAATTTTGCCAAATGGGTAAAGGAAAAGGATCGTTTCAAGCCGATTGTATTCACTTCTTCCGAAATAACGAACAAAGTATATGCAGACGAATTGGAGTGCAGTTTTATCGATAAAAATTCGAAGAGTTTTCCTCGCGATTTAAGAAAACAGGTTGTAAATAATTTCGGTTTCGGCGACTTTGTTATTATCAATCCCGATACTCAGGAAGAGATATTCCGTATTCGCAACTTAAAAGATTTACAGAAAAATATATTTAATATACCAACCGACTCGCTGGTATATCATATGTCTCACAACCATTTCTCCCGTTTTTTCTATTCCCGTGCGCTGTTCCCGCTGGCAGAAGGGTTGAAAAAAATAGACATTTCGGACTTCGACAATGTGGAAGACGCCCGTCAGATCATTTATGATATGATAATAAAATACCGGCGTATCAAGAATTCGGGAATTGTAGCCGTTTTCGATAAAGACAGGTTCGACGAATTCTCTAATTTTGTGCGAATGGGAGATGGATCCATAGGCGGAAAGGGACGTAGCATCGCTTTTATGGACAATATTGTTAAAGAACATGCCGAACTAAACAATGATGAAAATATTGTAGTAAGGATCCCACGTACAGTAGTTATGTCCACCGATCTCTTTGATGAGTTCATGGAAATAAACGACCTGTACCCCATCGCTTTATCCGACAGGCCCGATGAGGAAATCCTCCGCTATTTTCTCAAAGCCGGATTACCCGACCGCCTGATTGAAGACTTTATGGCTTTTCTGGATGTAGTAAAAGCACCCGTAGCCGTACGTTCATCAAGCTTATTGGAAGATTCACATTACCAACCGTTTGCCGGTGTGTATTCCACCTATATGATACCATTGCTACCCGACAAATATGAAATGTTGGGGCTTTTAGGAAAAGCGATCAAAGCCGTTTACGCATCTGTATTTTATAGAGATAGCAAGACATATATGGTGGCAACACAAAACCTGATTGATCAGGAAAAAATGGCTATTGTATTACAGGAAGCTGTAGGAAGCCGTTATGGAGATCATTTCTACCCTACATTATCGGGAGTTGCGCGTTCTCTCAATTTCTATCCTGTAGGCAATGAGAAACCGGAAGAAGGTATTGCAAATATTGTACTGGGACTGGGGAAATATATTGTCGAAGGCGGAGCCAGCCTGCGCTTTTCGCCTGCTCATCCGCATAATATAGTACAATTAAGTTCTGTTGATTTTGCATTAAGGGATACACAACGCTTCTTCTATGCGCTGGATATGAAAGACACAGATAAGGAATTTTCTACAAATGACGGATTTAACCTATTGAAACTGAATCTGAAAGATGCAGAAAAAGACGGCTCTATAAAATATATATCATCTACCTACGATCCGGTGGACCAGGTGATTTATGACGGTTACTATGAAGGAGGGCGAAAAATCTTATCGTTTGTAAATATATTGCAACACAATGTTTTCCCTTTGGCCGAAATATTGAAACAAACACTCAGGATAGGGCAGGAAGAAATGGGACGGGCAGTGGAAATAGAGTTTGCAGCCGACCTGAAAGACAAAGGAGAAGGTACTTTCTATCTTTTGCAGATACGCCCTATTGTACAAAACCGAGAATTGCAAAGTGAAGACCTGTCGCAGATAAAATCGGAACAAGAAATATTGCATTCTACAAGTGCACTCGGACATGGGGTAACCAGTGATGTGTATGATATAGTCTATGTGAAGACCAAGAGTTTCAGTGCAGCAAATAATCAATCGATTGTTGCAGAGATAGATGGCGTAAATAGAGAATTTCTGGATAACGATAAGAATTATATACTTGTAGGTCCGGGAAGATGGGGGAGTAGCGATCCCTGGTTGGGAATACCGGTACGCTGGCCACAGATAAGTAATGCGCGGGTACTGGTAGAAATTGCGTTGGATAACTATAAGATAGAGCCAAGTCAGGGCACGCACTTCTTTCAAAACCTGACTTCCTTTGGAGTCGGCTATTTCTCTATCAATCCGTTTTTACAAAACGACGGATTATTCGATGAAGAATACCTGGACAGTCAGCCGGCTATTTATGAAACAGAATATCTGCGTCATGTCCGTTTCCCGAATCCGGTTATAATAAAAATAAATGGAAAGAAAAAGATTGGAGTTGTGTTGAAACCTGAATAA
- a CDS encoding septal ring lytic transglycosylase RlpA family protein, giving the protein MKKAVFIFLLCILAVMVNAQHTGKATFYGTKFNNRKTASGEIYRKDSMVCAHKTYPFGTLLKVKNLHNDKEVVVRVIDRGPFRKRYIIDLSYAAAKKIDMLSRGVADVIVSEHKYNLPVPFTIYMFDTLKLPK; this is encoded by the coding sequence ATGAAAAAAGCGGTATTTATATTCCTATTGTGCATCTTAGCCGTGATGGTTAATGCTCAGCATACCGGAAAGGCAACATTCTATGGGACGAAATTCAATAACAGAAAAACTGCCAGCGGAGAGATATACAGAAAAGACAGTATGGTATGTGCCCATAAGACATATCCTTTTGGGACACTACTAAAAGTGAAAAACCTGCATAATGATAAGGAAGTTGTTGTACGGGTAATAGACAGAGGCCCCTTTAGAAAGAGATATATCATAGATTTGTCTTATGCAGCCGCCAAAAAGATAGATATGCTAAGCCGTGGTGTTGCCGATGTCATAGTATCAGAACATAAATATAATTTGCCCGTGCCCTTTACAATTTATATGTTTGATACGCTAAAACTTCCAAAATAA